The Calypte anna isolate BGI_N300 chromosome 11, bCalAnn1_v1.p, whole genome shotgun sequence DNA window ACTGCCTCCGGCCCTTTCCCTGGAGAGCAGCTGTGCCTGGTGCTGCCGGAGCCCTGCTTGGCACTTGGCCCCAACCCGCACCTCTAAAGGGATGGTGAAGCCAGGACAGCCCCACGGCTCAGCATGTGTCCCATGCCAGGGGCTGAGCCCTTCTTGTCCCCAGGAAGGTGTGGCAGATGCAGGGCACCCTCAGGTGCTGGCTCCCACCTGGCGCCAGGTACACCCAGGGGTTTCAGTGTGCCCCATGGCCAGGAGCTGAGAGCATGAGCAGGTAGCAGgcacctcctgccagctgctAAATTATTGATTTTTGAGCTTGGCACCCAACCAGATCTGATGGAGGGATGTGCTGTGAGGCAGTGAAGGCTGCACCCCCTGCACTGAGGGCACTGGGGTGGCCTGTGGTTCCTCTGCCAAGGGTAGTGGCATGTGCCATCCTCATGCCCAGCCCTGACCCAcactttcctctctctgtccccaggtGTTGCCCTACTCTCCAGTGAGTACCCAGAGCAGATCCTTCCCGTCCTGTTGGCACGGTACGAGTGCCCTGTGCAGGGCCCGGAGGACACCATGGCCACGGTCACCAGGATGAAGCTTGGAGAGGTGCTGATGCGTGTCACTCAGGCACTGGGTGAGTCCTTGCAGGCACGGTgatgctggctgctgccagcagccacgGCACCACTTGGTCCCTCACTGCTCTCTGCAATGCCACCAGATCCGGGGGACAAAGCTATCGGGGGCTTCTTGTTGTCCGGCACCACCACAGGGGGTTGGAAGCCAAAGGATGGCTGGTCAGGATTTGCCAGCATTTGCTGGTGGGCAGGAGTGTGCTGGCAGAGCCTGCTGGCAGCCCACCGGCCCCTCAGCCGGCAGCACAGGGCTCAGAGGCTCCCGGGAAGCGCCCGGACATGCTGGGCTGAGGGGTGGAAGTTGGATGAGGCTTTTCCAGCACGGTGTCGGGACACGTCCTAAAACACCTCAACGTGTTCCCCAGCTGAGGCAAGGCCCGTGGGAGCAGGCGGCTGGAGCAGGTGGCAGCCATGTGTCCCCGCTGCCCCTGGGGTCCTTGGTCATCGCTGGGGGTGCTTTGCTCCCTGCTCAGCCATGGCAGAGCCACATCCCTCTGCGGAGCCCGgaccagcccagccccagggtcAGGGCTCCCCTGGGAGCTGGCTGCATGGCTTGCCAGAGCTCTCCTCCATGGCAAAGCTCCCACAGCCATGTCCCTTGGCTGGGTGGCATCCCTGAACTCTGCTGGACATGGTGCTCCCTGTGCCTGATCATgccaggatggggacagaggaTGGGCCATCCTTGGGGCCATCAGTGCCATCACCTTCCCATAGAACTCTGGCAAAGTCCTGGGTCATGTTGGTGTGTCCAGCACCACGCTGGggttccctgggcagctgctggcagcaccacTGGCAGTGGGATGGTGGGCACGGCCTCGGTGGGGGCTCTCCCCCCGCCCCACGGTGCCTCCGCTGCCGGCAGCGACTCTGACACGTCCTGGCTCGCCTGCGTATTTATAGAACAAATGGCACAGAGTTGTTTCTGTTGCAAAGCTTCAGGATCCCAGAGTGAGGATTTATCCGGTGCTTCCAGAAGTGCTTTGCTCTCCctggcagccctgctgcagttcccagctcccctgctgcagcctggggacccccctgcccctctctgtccccatccctgtccctgcctgccatCTCACTGGAGCAGCTTCTCACCCACCCAGGAGGGGATTTTGCAGTGGGCACCAGGCATCGCGGTGCTGCCAGAGCACTCCCACCCTGTGCCCCTCCGAGCACCCAGCCTGTTGTTCACAAATAGGTGAAGCCATCACAGAGTGCTCCTGCAGGAcctgctgcctgtccctgcccagccctgggccaCAGCCAGCACTGGGTCTGCTCATTCCATGGCCCCAAGCCCCAGTGTCCCAGCCTAGGGCTCAGTCCTGTCCCCATGTACCAGAACATACCGTGACATCCCACTGCCTCCATTAGCAGCTGGACACCATCATTCAAGGAGCTTCCAGAGCTCAGGAGAGCCAGGAAATGGCACCATGCCCACACCACGGGCACACACCGCTGGCCCTCCAGCTCACCCATGGTGATTGTTCATGCTGGTCACGGCCTCAGCACGCCAGCCCTTAATTAGGCAGCTCACACATCCATGGTGCCTCCCTGCGCTAATTGTGGTGGGGGTGGTGTGGCTGAATGATGTGGGAATGAGGGCTTCAGGCTTCATTTTGGTGTCTGGGGTCACTTTCCATGGCTaggggcaggcagagggacaTGGGACATACTGGGTGTCCCCAGGCAAAGCTCTTTCCTATGGAGTGTGTGCtggagggggctgctgggggactGTGCTGTGGTGTCCATCTCTGGTACCATGGCATGTCCCCACCAATGCTCTGTTGGTGCCTCCAGGCTGTGACCAGGACCCTGAGCTGGGCATGATCTCTGCTCCAGATGTTGCATCCAGCTGTTGGGTCATGCTGCAAGGGGACAGAGCCTAATCCCTgtgctcccagcagagctggggctttGGCAGGAGGGGCCAGGGGTCTTTTCCTTGCCCCTGATGTGCCACTTTGTTCTCTCTTTCAGGGGACATGGTGGTCAAGCACCGGGAGCCACTGGTCCGGGCCTTCCTGCGGGGCGCACGGGCCACCGACAGCTCTCTGCGGGCCAGCAGCCTCTCCAACCTGGGCGAGCTCTGCCAGCGCCTTGGCTTCCAGCTGGGCTCCATCATCCAGGAGGTACCAGCTCCATCCCGGCACAGCTGGGCCCTTCCCTGAGTCCCTGCTCTCACTCATTAATGAGGGTGGTTCATTAGCAGGCAGCAAGGCTGCTGGAGGGGGCAACAGGACATTTCAGGGGAGGCGGGGGGGCAACAACAACAATTTCCAGGGGTATTTGCTGGTAATGGAGACTGTAAAAATCATTGGAACTGAAGCAAATGCTCAGGGAATTTTAGCCCTGATTTTTAGGGCAAAAAGCTTTATAATCAGCTAAAGATGCCATGGCACTGCAGGAAGGGCCTGGGGGCACAGTTAGTTCCTGCCCAAGGCACCTTCTCCCACTTCTTCCCTACCCCTCCAGCTGGATTCACAGatcccatcctcatcctccagccccagggacacctccagcaCCACTCCTGTGTGGGGTGCCCCTGCCCCTGCTGATGGCCCCCCCAATCCTGTCCCCACAGGTCACCTCCTGCTTGACTGCCATAGCTAAGAGGGACCCCGAGGCGGAGGTGCGACGAGCTGCTGTGCACGTGGTGGTCCTGCTGCTGCGGGGTCTCAGTGACAAAGCCACCGAGGTGGGTcacctgctggggcagggacagccaCTGCTGGGCTCCTGGGCATCCCCAGGATCCTTCTCAGGCAGCTTCCCAGGAAAATCCCATGGGACTGGGACCTCCAGCTTGTGCCTCCCCCATCGAAAGATCCCCTCAGTGCTCAATCCTTCCTGGGGCAGAGGGGACTTTGTGGGAGCATGTAAGATGGCCATGCCGTGGGGCAGTGACAGCTCTCAGGAGCCACGGAAGTTACACAGCACTGATTTGACTTGGAAATGCCCAGTTTTTCCATGGGCCGTGGCCTCCCTCACGGCTTCCCAGCACTGAGCGTGTTGGGACTCAGCTCTGGTGGAGGAAAGGGCTGGTTCCCCATGGGAACCCCCGCAGCAGGGAGCTTGGTGTTTCCCCCCATGCTGGAGGGACGCCGCCACGCGCTGTTGCTCttgggctgtgctgccagcgcctggggaaactgagtcacGGGAGGGCCGGGGCTCACGCCCGAGGCAgcgtggtggtggtggtgccgCCGTGTCCTGGCACCGGCAGCATTTGTGGAAGGGGCAGCCCCACTCCTGCCAGGGCACGCCGAGGGTTGCGTTTTAGGTTGTTGGGTGCATGCGAGGTGCCGGCGGGTGCTGACACTTCTCCTGGCCAGGTGCTGCGGGACGTCCTGCGGGACCTTTACCGCCTGCTGAAACACGTGGTGATGGCTGAGCCCGACGGAGCGACGGTGCTGCATGCCCAGCtggcactggaggagctggacACTGTGATGAGGAGGGTCCTCTTCCCCCCACAGACACTGGAGAAGAAGATCGTGGTGCTGCCGTAGCAGGGATGCAGAAATGCACTCTTCCCACTCTGGTGCCAAGGCTGCACTGCTCCCAAGGGAACGTGGTCACTGTGCCCCCAGGATGCCACCAGTGGgtgccagacagagagggaacCACAACCCCCCAGGCTCCCCGGGGCCAGGGAAGGGGGGTCCCATTAGGATGGGGAATTAAACAGAGACACTCTGAGCACTGCACCCATCAACTCTCTGGAAGCCACACAGAGCCCCTGGGTGCCATTGTGGCCACGTCCCCACACATTTGTGGTGGGGGCAGCGGTGTGGGTCCTGGTGAGCCCCTGGGTCCCATGGGGCCAGCATTGGGCTGGAAAAGCATCCAGGAGGGCCAGTGCCTCACTCTCCAGTTGCCAAACAGTACAGGCTGCCCCCGAGGGGAGTCGGGGAGCTCTGTTGTCCACACCTCCATGCAGGCAGCTGTGTACCCCAGGAGTGGGCAGGCAGCATAACCCTGCCTCAGCCCCATGTTCACACTATGGGGCTGCTAGGGGGGGGCGGTCCTGAGGCtggtgtgggtgctgggggatcCCTGGGGCTGAGGATGGGGCCCTTCcactgcagcaccaggagcccCCTCTGTGCCAGGGCTACCACATGTGCCAGGAGTGTGACCAGGGGCTGTGGGACCCTGCAGGTCCCTGGCTGGGACTGGCACTTGCTGCCATGTGCTTAGGGACATCCTAGCATAGAGGTCCCCCCTCCTCCTGGCCAGGGCAGACCCTTGCACTCTAACACCAAGAGCTGCCATCACCCActgtgctgggggagctgggctggggacaggggtgctgtggggtgaCACTGGAGACCTTGGGGACCTATCCTGAAGCTCCCTTTATACTGGGTACCTGTGTGGCTGCCCTGTGCTGTCCCATTCTGGATGGTGTGAGGGCTGATACCCCCATTCTCTGCAGGGTGGGGGGGTGTCAGGCTGTGTCTCCACCCCCAGTGAAGCCGCCTGTGCCAGGCCCATGCCTCGTctgccgtgccgtgccgtgccgtgccgtgccgtgccgtgccgtgccgtgctGTGCTGTGCCGTGCTGTGCTGTGCCGTGCTGCTCCACCGGCTGTGCACGGGCAGGGGGGATTGCATTGTCCTCACCGAGAAGCGGTGGCAGCCGAGCTCTCCTCCTCACTACGCTGCCGCCAGCCCACCCTGGCGccggtgctggtgctggtgctggtaccggtgccggtgccgggcCGTGGGCATGCGCCAGGATGCTGCCGTACCGGCTGTGCCTCCCCAGGGCCTGCCGGCAGCGCCGAAGCATGGATTTTGAATGAAAAGTCCCTTTTGATGCCGCTGCCGCAGGGAACAAGGAGGAAGCTGTgccggaggaggaggagggaggttGGTTTCCACCTTGGGCCGCGCTCCTGTggacagcagcagggagaggcgGCCGGCAGCCACCGGCACACCGAAAGGTGAGGGGACACGGGGCGACcgtggggctgcagggggggtcATGCTGTAGGGTGGGGGTCATGCTGCCTctgtccccccctcccagcttcccagATCAGGCCAGGTCTGGCCCCGCCGTGCTTCACACCTTCACACCCCAGTGGTTCAGCCGGGCCACGTGGATGCCCCGCTGGTGGTGCCGAGGGTCCCGGTGTGTCCCCGCTCCACTCCCCGGTGTGTCCCTGTTTCCACTGTTCATGATCTCACCGGTTCTTCAGCACCCGCCCCAGGACCTGTTCCAGCACCCATGGTGGGGAGTTTCCAGGGGGACAGTCTCACCGGAGGgatccccttccccagctcccaggctggGACCGTCTTGGTCTCATCCTGGTGTCACCTCGCACCTGGTTCCCAGACTCAATGATCCGTGTCAGCGCCAGGAGCCCAAAAGTGCAGGGTTTGATCCCAAACCTGAGGCTacagctcctctgggctcaGCCTGGTCCCCTCCAAGTCTGCTTGTCTCCTGCTATAACCCCGGCACAGGGACATTGTATGTGACCAACACGGGGCTGCTGTCAGCGGCCATGAGGACAGGGTGACTCGGGGGGGCAGACCTTGGGCTCCCCCAGGGGCTCATGGCCGTGGGGAGGACACGGTAGCACAGGCAGGTGACACATAGAAGGGGAGATGGGGTGTCCCCGGGCGTGGCACGGGAGGGACCCTGAAGTGTCCCCGGGTGGCTGAGCAGCTGCGGCCGGTGCCGGTggtttgtgctgctgctccGGGGGATGCCGGTGCCGGGGGATGCCGGTGCCGGTGATCGTTCCCGCAGTGCGGGGCTGGGGCCGGTGCCAGGTGCTGCCGGTgtcggtgccggtgccggtgccgggcGGGGCCCCCGCGGGCTGCGGGCGGtgccggccccgccgccggtATAAAGGGGCTgcgcgggccgggccgggcgcaCAGCGGCGGCGGCCGGGGCGAGCGGCGGCACCGGCTCCACCACGGTGAGTCCCggtccctctctcccttccccctttcagCCCTGCCGGTGCCAGTACCGGCTCGGGGCTTCCCAGCCCTTCTCTGCGCTGCGGGACCGGGGGTGCGGAGCCGACGCCGGGAGCTGCGGGGCCGGGGGGAGCCGGGAGCGGTGGGGGCCGGAGGGGTACTTGGGGGATGGCTGGGGGGGCTGTGATACGAGGGGCCATGGGTCAggctctgcctgcagagctcccCGCTCTGTCCGCACCCCCCACGTGTTCgcgccccccccccctcctgcctgcacaCCCCCACACCTGACTGCaccccctgcctgcaccccccgCCCCACGGCCGTTTCCCCCCCCGGGAGCTCTGCAGTCCCCGCCACTGCCTGCGCGCGCTGCCTGTCCCCAAGTCCCCATCCCGCAGCAAGGAGGGGGTCCCGGCTGCAGCCGCCCCCACCGCCGGGGGTCCCACCGCGGGTGGCCGGAAGCTTGGGGTGGCAGTGCCCGAGACGGGCCTCTCCTTTGGGGACACCCCAGGACAGGGTTCTCTCTGTCCCCGTGTCCTTCCCTGTCCTCTAGCCCGGCCATCCCCAGGGGACCGGGAGCAGTGCTCTCGCTGGGCTGTGGGTGCAGGTACAGGGGTTACCTCAGGACCCCGGCCCTCGCCCGTGAGGCACTGGGAAGGGCTCACCCCCAAACCGGTGACCAGCGAGGGGTGGCCACGGGGCAGTGCACATGGGGATTTCTCCCTACTCCCACTTTCCCGACCGGGAGGAGGGGCAGGCAGCGGgtcctgctgccccctccccctgccctgacACTGCCCGGTGCCCCCCAGATGCCGGGGAGCCTCTCCACAGCCCTGCGCGTGGTGGGGACCAGCCTCTTCGCCGTGGCCGTGCTGGGGGGGATCCTGGCCGCCTACGTCACCGGGTATCAGTTCATCCACACCGAGAAGCACTACCTCTCCTTCGGGCTCTACGGAGCCATCCTAGGGCTGCACCTCTTCATCCAGAGCCTCTTCGCCTTCCTGGAGCACCGGCGGATGCGGGGCTTGGGGGGTCCGGTGAGGCTGGGGGGCTCGGTGGCCCTCTGCATCGCTGCTTACCAGGAGGATCCTGACTACCTGAAGAAGTGCCTGCGCTCTGTCAAGCGCATCGCCTTCCCCGACCTCAaagtggtgatggtggtggatGGGAACGGGCCGGATGACACCTACATGCTGGACATCTTCCAGGATGTGATGGGCTCGGAGTGCTCGGGCAGCTACATCTGGAGGAGCAACTTCCACGCACGAGGCGAGGGGGAGACGGaggctgggctgcaggaagggcTGGCGCACGTCCAGGCACTGGTGCGGGGCACCACCTACTCCTGCATCCTACAGAAGTGGGGTGGAAAGCGGGAGGTGATGTACACAGCATTCCGGGCACTTGGAGATTCTGTAGACTACATCCAGGTGAATGCATATGCTGGGTGGGCAAGGTTGGGGGGGATGCAGGTGGAGAAGGAGCAGCCCCACCAGCCCATGGCTCCAGAGTGGTGCCCCAGGGAAGCCACCAGCACTGGGGTGGGCGGCAAATCACCACTGGGGTGGCTGAAAGAGTCAAGTCCTGCTAGCTTGGCATCACCTCCTCACCCCATGAGAGATCATCACGGTACTTAGCTCCCCAAGACAGGGTTGGAGGTGGTGGCCAGGGCTGGGTGGCCCCAGAGGCAGCAGTGGCCGGGCACCGTGGGGCGCTCCGCTCCCTGCCACCGCCTGCTGGTCTCCAGAGCGCTGCCTCAGCTCGCCGGCTGTGGCTCGGGCTTGCCCGGACTGGGCCGTCTGCCGGGCGCGCGTGGGTGGTGGGAGCGGGGCCGGACGCAGttccctctgccccccaggtGTGTGACTCAGACACGGTGCTGGACCCCGCCTGCACCGCTGAGATGCTCCGCATCCTGGAGGCCGACCCTCGCGTCGGTGGTGTTGGTGGAGATGTCCAGGTAACACCCCTGGGGTGGtgagggggttgggggggggtaTGTGTGTCACTgtgttggtggtggtgggggggctgacatccatctcctccccagatCCTGAACAAGTACGACTCGTGGCTCTCCTTCCTGAGCAGCGTGCGGTACTGGATGGCCTTCAACGTGGAGCGCGCCTGCCAGTCCTACTTCGGGTGCGTGCAGTGCATCAGTGGGCCCCTGGGCATGTACCGCaatgctctgctccagcactttcTGGAGGACTGGTACCACCAGACCTTCTTGGGCAGCAAATGCAGCTTTGGGGATGACCGGCACCTCACCAATCGCGTCCTCAGCCTGGGCTACCAGACCAAGTACACGGCTCGCTCCAAGTGCCTGACGGAGACGCCCACCCGCTACCTGCGCTGGCTCAACCAGCAGACCCGCTGGAGCAAGTCCTACTTCCGTGAGTGGCTCTACAATGCCCTGTGGTTCCACAAGCATCACCTCTGGATGACCTACGAGTCCGTGGTGACTggcttcttccctttcttccttatCGCCACCGTCATCCAACTCTTCTACCGCGGCCGCATCTGGaaca harbors:
- the HAS3 gene encoding hyaluronan synthase 3, translated to MPGSLSTALRVVGTSLFAVAVLGGILAAYVTGYQFIHTEKHYLSFGLYGAILGLHLFIQSLFAFLEHRRMRGLGGPVRLGGSVALCIAAYQEDPDYLKKCLRSVKRIAFPDLKVVMVVDGNGPDDTYMLDIFQDVMGSECSGSYIWRSNFHARGEGETEAGLQEGLAHVQALVRGTTYSCILQKWGGKREVMYTAFRALGDSVDYIQVCDSDTVLDPACTAEMLRILEADPRVGGVGGDVQILNKYDSWLSFLSSVRYWMAFNVERACQSYFGCVQCISGPLGMYRNALLQHFLEDWYHQTFLGSKCSFGDDRHLTNRVLSLGYQTKYTARSKCLTETPTRYLRWLNQQTRWSKSYFREWLYNALWFHKHHLWMTYESVVTGFFPFFLIATVIQLFYRGRIWNILLFLLTVQLVGIIKATYACFLRGNAEMIFMSLYALLYMSSLLPAKIFAIATINKSGWGTSGRRTLVVNFVGLLPVSVWVAVLLGGLAYTAYSQDLFSETEVAFLVSGAILYACYWLALLTLYLAIVARRCGKRQEQCGLAFAEV